One stretch of Schlesneria sp. DSM 10557 DNA includes these proteins:
- a CDS encoding GlsB/YeaQ/YmgE family stress response membrane protein, giving the protein MAEPTLVATIELLAQEALMWIGFGTIVGLSAKALMPGRDPGGAIGTMLMGIVGSLIGCSILLLFDTSFKITPISPIGFAAGTIGAFLLLFFFRLLSNSYVVEAVDGKVSGRPGTVVTTYHRRRTRKAA; this is encoded by the coding sequence ATGGCGGAACCGACCTTAGTCGCGACGATTGAATTGCTGGCGCAGGAAGCGCTGATGTGGATTGGGTTTGGAACGATCGTTGGTCTCAGCGCAAAAGCTCTGATGCCTGGACGGGATCCCGGCGGAGCGATTGGCACTATGCTGATGGGGATCGTAGGGAGTCTGATTGGTTGCAGCATCCTGCTGTTGTTCGACACCAGTTTTAAGATCACGCCCATCAGCCCGATTGGATTCGCAGCCGGGACGATCGGCGCGTTTCTGCTGCTCTTCTTCTTCCGCCTGCTCTCAAACTCGTACGTCGTCGAGGCCGTCGACGGCAAGGTCTCGGGCCGCCCCGGAACCGTGGTCACGACGTATCACCGCCGGCGCACCCGCAAAGCGGCGTGA
- a CDS encoding NHL repeat-containing protein, giving the protein MLTSLRPAYLCLLTWCLLSGLTQSGRAADGMLYPLAVAVTADDTIYVADRELPGIWKFSEGKWSIYFQGSKKFRTPLNAVRCLAIDHQGKLLAGDSSTREIYRFDESAQPQPLTKGGVGIPMSLAVAKDGTIYAGDIEIQRIVKISAEGGTPNIIAEVTAPRGMTIDDEGRLWIVSHGKDAVIRLSSDGMQREVITEGRPFQFQHHIVLGKEGEGYVADGYAKTIWKVKQGEKPEPFFAGEPLKNPVGLAWWKGNLLIVDPHTKSVYQRTAEGKLEPVVGDAPAQ; this is encoded by the coding sequence ATGTTGACGTCTCTACGCCCGGCGTATTTGTGTTTATTGACGTGGTGCCTGCTCAGCGGACTTACGCAATCGGGGCGAGCGGCTGATGGAATGCTCTACCCGCTGGCCGTCGCGGTTACGGCAGATGACACGATCTACGTTGCCGACCGTGAACTTCCCGGCATCTGGAAGTTTTCAGAAGGGAAGTGGTCGATCTATTTTCAGGGATCAAAGAAGTTTCGCACGCCGCTCAATGCCGTGCGATGTCTGGCGATTGATCATCAGGGAAAACTGCTGGCGGGAGATTCCAGCACGCGAGAGATTTATCGGTTCGATGAATCCGCTCAACCTCAGCCGCTGACCAAAGGGGGAGTCGGAATCCCCATGTCGCTCGCCGTGGCCAAGGATGGAACCATCTATGCCGGAGACATTGAAATCCAGCGGATCGTGAAAATTTCCGCAGAAGGGGGCACGCCGAACATTATCGCGGAAGTGACCGCCCCTCGGGGCATGACCATCGACGATGAAGGCCGCTTGTGGATCGTCTCACACGGTAAAGACGCCGTGATCCGGCTCTCAAGTGACGGAATGCAGCGCGAGGTCATTACGGAAGGACGTCCGTTCCAGTTCCAGCACCACATCGTGCTCGGCAAGGAAGGGGAAGGCTACGTCGCCGACGGCTATGCCAAGACGATCTGGAAAGTGAAGCAGGGCGAGAAGCCTGAACCGTTCTTCGCAGGTGAACCGCTAAAGAACCCCGTGGGATTGGCCTGGTGGAAGGGCAACCTGCTGATTGTCGACCCACACACCAAGTCTGTCTATCAGAGGACTGCTGAAGGCAAACTCGAACCTGTTGTGGGTGACGCACCAGCCCAGTAG
- the rbsK gene encoding ribokinase, with translation MSSASESDVSSPRIVVVGSINMDLVARMSRLPRPGETVLGTSFQTIPGGKGANQAVAAARLGANVMMIGCVGKDAFGESLRRNLQDAGVNTVHVLDSPDVSSGVALIGVDDTGANSIAVVPGANAMLTPEVVASREEVIAGARALIVQLETPLDAVASAIRLAHQHGVTTILDPAPAPVNALPDALLSVDIISPNQTEAEVLTGVVVNDWESAKQAARVLQSRGARNVVLKMGELGALVQLTDGSTEQIPAHKANIVDTTAAGDAFTAALTVALCEGMSLPAATHFACAAGTLACTRFGAQPAMPVRAELEAWMKTDATVR, from the coding sequence ATGAGCAGCGCGTCTGAGTCTGACGTCAGTTCACCCCGCATCGTCGTTGTCGGCTCCATTAATATGGATCTCGTCGCGCGGATGAGCCGTCTGCCACGGCCCGGTGAGACGGTGCTCGGTACCTCGTTCCAGACGATCCCGGGAGGAAAGGGTGCGAATCAGGCTGTTGCCGCCGCACGACTGGGGGCAAACGTCATGATGATCGGGTGTGTCGGCAAAGACGCGTTCGGCGAATCGCTGCGGAGAAACCTGCAGGACGCAGGAGTTAATACGGTCCACGTACTGGATTCTCCGGATGTCTCCAGCGGCGTGGCATTGATCGGAGTCGACGATACGGGTGCCAACTCAATCGCCGTGGTTCCCGGTGCGAACGCAATGCTGACTCCTGAGGTGGTGGCGTCCCGTGAAGAAGTGATCGCGGGGGCACGTGCCCTGATCGTTCAACTGGAAACGCCGCTCGATGCGGTCGCCAGTGCCATTCGACTGGCTCATCAGCACGGAGTGACTACGATCCTCGACCCGGCACCGGCGCCGGTCAACGCTCTTCCGGATGCTCTGCTGTCCGTTGATATTATCAGCCCCAATCAGACCGAGGCGGAAGTCCTCACGGGAGTCGTCGTCAATGACTGGGAATCGGCGAAACAGGCGGCAAGAGTCCTGCAGTCTCGGGGAGCGAGAAACGTCGTTCTCAAGATGGGCGAACTCGGGGCACTCGTGCAGTTAACGGACGGATCGACCGAGCAGATCCCTGCGCACAAAGCGAATATTGTCGATACGACGGCGGCAGGAGATGCGTTCACGGCGGCACTGACAGTGGCACTGTGCGAAGGAATGTCTCTCCCTGCGGCAACGCACTTCGCGTGTGCAGCAGGTACGCTAGCGTGTACCCGTTTTGGTGCTCAGCCAGCGATGCCCGTCCGGGCCGAACTGGAGGCATGGATGAAAACCGACGCCACAGTGCGCTGA
- a CDS encoding flagellar hook-basal body protein: MQWVRNTGFVVSLAVLAFFVCSVAVQRQFERYSEPFASDQPFAALSGPLLKCSAEDFSDMGDLGFPRFAERVGADSDVVSAHQIQECEGRDLTIRTSDPPTAVPAPVDAYPVDAPSEEDLYEQTGNEAVRSVIERELSHTTSEERDIWFEELKSLPAGVVRDLLQVRKQLRALPQLLGGAPEKLAAAVPLRETRTGDIIAEPISQKIRFLSSLDSSPTAAIEAAITQHQHNLTNSKTPGYKRIRVTLVDYYRQRASIEDEEDEEESTPAARAGIQGLGCRMSPPQLDLKQGLLKNTERQLDLAISGEGFFVVKRGETEYLTRCGAFTLDSNRQLCLLVCSDSVLLQPPMTVPEDVREIQVSADGTVSILKNSEATLVIIGRLHLARVASSPRLLPAGQTLYLPTRESGPIVVEAPLSNGIGEIQQGYLEQSNVDFEAELEEIEDLQMILKSLPYPASRPVTASGTPAAPTR; this comes from the coding sequence ATGCAATGGGTGCGGAACACTGGTTTCGTGGTTTCGCTGGCAGTACTGGCATTTTTTGTCTGTTCTGTGGCGGTCCAGCGACAGTTTGAACGCTATTCGGAACCGTTCGCGTCCGACCAGCCATTCGCAGCGCTCTCCGGACCTTTGCTGAAGTGTTCTGCCGAGGACTTCAGCGACATGGGAGATCTCGGCTTCCCTCGCTTTGCCGAACGGGTCGGTGCCGACTCTGATGTCGTTTCCGCACATCAGATTCAGGAGTGCGAAGGGCGCGATCTGACGATTCGTACGAGTGATCCCCCGACGGCTGTTCCCGCCCCTGTCGACGCATATCCGGTCGATGCACCGAGTGAAGAAGATCTTTACGAGCAAACCGGGAACGAGGCCGTTCGCAGCGTGATCGAACGAGAACTCTCACACACGACAAGCGAAGAGCGGGACATCTGGTTTGAAGAATTGAAATCACTTCCCGCCGGGGTGGTGCGTGACCTGCTGCAGGTTCGAAAGCAGCTTCGCGCCCTGCCGCAGTTACTCGGCGGTGCTCCAGAAAAGCTTGCCGCCGCCGTTCCACTGCGAGAAACCCGGACGGGCGACATCATTGCTGAACCGATCTCACAAAAAATTCGGTTCCTGTCCTCGCTGGATTCCTCGCCCACGGCGGCGATTGAAGCGGCGATTACGCAGCATCAGCACAATTTGACCAACTCGAAAACGCCGGGTTACAAGCGGATTCGTGTCACGCTGGTGGATTACTACCGGCAGAGGGCTTCAATTGAGGACGAGGAGGACGAAGAGGAGTCAACTCCCGCTGCTCGTGCGGGGATTCAAGGTCTCGGCTGTCGCATGTCCCCGCCCCAACTCGACTTGAAACAGGGACTCTTAAAGAACACGGAACGACAACTGGACCTCGCCATCAGTGGCGAAGGCTTCTTCGTCGTGAAGCGAGGAGAAACCGAGTATCTGACAAGATGTGGCGCATTCACTCTCGACAGCAATCGTCAACTCTGTCTGCTCGTCTGTTCTGACTCGGTGTTACTCCAGCCGCCAATGACCGTCCCCGAAGACGTTCGTGAGATCCAGGTGAGTGCCGACGGCACCGTGTCGATCCTGAAGAACAGCGAAGCGACGCTGGTGATCATCGGACGTCTGCATCTGGCCCGCGTTGCCAGCTCACCCCGATTGCTGCCAGCCGGACAGACACTGTATCTGCCCACCCGGGAATCCGGTCCGATTGTGGTCGAAGCTCCATTGTCGAATGGGATTGGAGAAATTCAGCAAGGGTACCTGGAACAGTCGAACGTCGACTTCGAGGCCGAGCTGGAAGAAATCGAGGACTTGCAGATGATTCTGAAGTCGCTTCCTTATCCAGCCTCCCGACCTGTGACGGCCAGCGGAACTCCGGCTGCTCCGACTCGCTAG
- a CDS encoding alpha/beta hydrolase — MPLHPEAAAFLEQVARQKAYTFETVPVETLRRAAALGCKAGTNLPDLATVENLTIEGPDGDALPIRVYVPQGDGPFGVCLYFHGGGWVLNNLDTHDDLVRHLTAESGCIFVNVDYRLAPEHKFPAAIEDAYASLKWVHANPDQFGWDPHRIAVAGDSAGANLAAVVCLMSRDRGGPPVAFQSLIYPITDCDFERPSYHENADGYFLTRKEMGWFWDQYVSSAAQRQDPYASPLRATTLKGLPPASIITAEYDPLRDEGEAYGAALQAVGIPVTLHRYEGMIHAFLRRVQQFETARDAIKRIGQQLRNAIGTK, encoded by the coding sequence ATGCCTTTACATCCTGAAGCCGCTGCGTTCCTGGAACAAGTCGCCCGGCAGAAGGCCTACACGTTTGAAACAGTTCCCGTGGAAACCCTGCGTCGCGCGGCGGCTCTGGGCTGTAAGGCCGGGACGAATTTGCCAGATCTTGCCACCGTTGAGAACCTCACGATCGAGGGACCCGACGGAGATGCATTGCCGATCCGGGTGTATGTCCCGCAAGGTGACGGACCATTCGGTGTCTGCCTCTATTTTCACGGGGGCGGCTGGGTCCTGAACAACCTCGACACGCATGATGACTTGGTCCGGCATCTGACGGCCGAATCCGGCTGCATCTTCGTCAATGTCGACTACCGGCTGGCCCCCGAACACAAGTTTCCTGCTGCGATCGAAGATGCTTATGCCTCCCTGAAGTGGGTGCATGCGAACCCAGACCAGTTTGGCTGGGATCCCCATCGAATTGCCGTCGCCGGGGACAGTGCTGGAGCGAACCTGGCGGCGGTGGTCTGCCTGATGTCCCGAGACCGCGGTGGACCCCCGGTTGCATTTCAATCCCTGATCTACCCGATTACGGACTGCGATTTCGAACGTCCCTCCTATCACGAGAATGCCGATGGGTATTTTCTGACGCGGAAAGAAATGGGGTGGTTCTGGGATCAGTACGTTTCCTCTGCAGCACAGCGGCAGGATCCCTATGCCTCGCCTTTGCGGGCGACAACATTGAAGGGGCTGCCACCCGCTTCGATCATCACCGCTGAGTACGATCCTCTGCGGGACGAGGGAGAAGCCTACGGGGCTGCCCTGCAGGCCGTGGGAATCCCTGTGACGCTGCACCGCTACGAGGGGATGATTCATGCGTTCTTACGCCGCGTTCAACAATTTGAAACCGCACGAGATGCGATCAAACGAATTGGACAACAGCTTCGCAACGCCATCGGAACGAAGTGA
- a CDS encoding adenylate kinase family protein, giving the protein MHKYVIMGAQGCGKGTQAKLLKQVFEMVHISVGDIFRWHIQSHTKLGARIKRLIADGRMIDDEIVEQIIRERLAQHDWNYGFILDGFPRTLTQAAFFLESYDIDAVIHIDVPDEVVFERVLARRLCSQCGLDYNLIHHRPATPDTCDVCGGKLVIRSDDNKEGLQQRLRDYRTQTEPVLQLFAKKELVIQTDGARDIDAIQQDIRSQLGLRKV; this is encoded by the coding sequence ATGCATAAATACGTGATCATGGGAGCGCAAGGATGCGGCAAAGGGACCCAGGCTAAGCTCTTGAAGCAGGTTTTCGAGATGGTTCACATCTCGGTGGGCGATATTTTTCGATGGCACATTCAGTCGCACACCAAGCTGGGGGCTCGGATCAAGCGTTTGATCGCAGATGGACGAATGATCGATGACGAGATTGTCGAGCAGATCATTCGGGAGCGTCTGGCGCAGCACGACTGGAACTACGGGTTCATTCTCGATGGCTTTCCTCGCACGCTGACTCAGGCCGCCTTCTTCCTGGAAAGCTACGACATCGACGCCGTGATCCATATCGATGTTCCGGATGAAGTCGTGTTCGAACGCGTTCTCGCACGCCGGCTGTGCAGCCAGTGTGGCCTCGACTACAACCTGATCCATCACCGACCCGCAACTCCAGATACATGTGACGTCTGCGGGGGGAAACTGGTCATTCGCAGCGACGACAACAAAGAAGGATTACAGCAGCGACTGCGTGACTATCGGACTCAGACCGAGCCTGTCCTGCAACTGTTCGCGAAAAAAGAACTGGTGATCCAGACAGACGGAGCCCGCGATATCGACGCGATCCAGCAGGATATTCGTTCGCAACTCGGCCTGCGCAAGGTCTGA